The following are encoded in a window of Phaseolus vulgaris cultivar G19833 chromosome 3, P. vulgaris v2.0, whole genome shotgun sequence genomic DNA:
- the LOC137806537 gene encoding uncharacterized protein, producing the protein MAHLLTPPPTTAATPLSAARARKSLLYSWKNGHFPTSKVCCFHHQYQQSQPSSISDLNKVPPHRGHSLHRRTLVGLSGAAVVGLGLVDEQRASGAARRPPPPPTEKKDPSVSGVMAKILASKRRKEAMKEEVDMLRARGKSVNKEAPPPPPPPPPE; encoded by the exons ATGGCTCATTTGCTAACACCACCTCCTACCACTGCTGCAACACCTCTCTCCGCCGCCAGAGCCCGGAAGAGCCTCCTCTATTCTTGGAAAAATGGTCACTTTCCAACGTCAAAAGTGTGCTGCTTTCATCACCAATATCAACAGTCACAGCCCTCTTCCATCTCCGATCTTAATAAAGTCCCTCCTCATCGTGGCCACTCTCTGCATCGCAG GACATTAGTGGGGTTGAGTGGTGCGGCAGTGGTGGGGTTGGGTTTGGTTGATGAGCAAAGGGCAAGTGGTGCTGCAAGGCGTCCACCGCCTCCACCGACGGAGAAAAAGGACCCCAGCGTGAGTGGTGTTATGGCTAAAATATTGGCTAGCAAGAGGAGAAAAGAAGCCATGAAAGAAGAAGTTGACATGCTAAGAGCGAGAGGCAAAAGTGTAAATAAAGAggcaccaccaccaccacctcctcctcctcctgaATAG
- the LOC137806538 gene encoding probable phosphoinositide phosphatase SAC9 yields MESPGALRDTSVIVVTLDSDDVCIIVSLSTRTDTQVIYVDPTTGALRYVARPGFDLFKSQGEALDFVTNGSRFACKSRTSARAILGYAAFGNLAMLLVATRLTASIPNMPGGGCVYTVAESLWIRIPLHNAVALGKGEAKNVQELTELDIDGKHYFCETRDVTRPFPSRFPVSQPDEEFVWNAWFSTPFVDIGLPRHCVTLLQGFAECRSFGSSGQLEGIVVLTARRSRLHPGTRYLARGLNSCFSTGNEVECEQLVWVPKRSGQSEPFNTYVWRRGTIPIWWGAELKITAAEAEIYVSDCDPYKGSVQYYGRLSKRYDARNLDVRAGEKSNRKALVPIVCINLLRNGEGKSESLLVHHFEESINFIRSSGKLPFTRVHLINYDWHASTKLKGEQMTIEGLWLLLKAPTISIGISEGDYLPSRQRINDCRGEIIYNDDFEGAFCLRTHQNGIVRFNCADSLDRTNAASFFGCIQVFTEQCRRLGISLDSDLAFGYQSMRNNYGGYTAPLPPGWEKRSDAVTGKTYYIDHNTRTTTWMHPCPDKPWKRFDMTFEEFKRSTILSPVSQLSDLFLLAGDIHATLYTGSKAMHSQILSIFSEETGKFKQFSAAQNVKITLQRRYKNAVVDSSRQKQLEMFLGMRLFKHLPSISLKPLHVPSRPSGFVLKPIANLFPISGGEASLLSFKRKGLVWICPQPADVVEIIIYLGEPCHVCQLLLTISHGADDLTYPSTVDVRTGRHLDGLKLVLEGASIPQCASGTNLVIPLPGAISAEDIAITGANSRLHSQDASPFSLLYDFEELEGEWDFLTRVVALTFYPTVSGRKPLTLGEIEILGVSLPWTDIFTNEGPGTRLVEHVKKFQEELNPFLSGSDTSPFNPSSIEKVSPPKQVGTSADLFLDLLSGEDPLPHPLAQPVTDDVVYQKSDPLEFLDLSVENHGAKSDSKFSAEDARHSDSIAQQYLTCLKTLAGPGLQRKINFIEAMKLEIERLKLNLSAAERDRALLSVGMDPATINPNALLDEAYMGKLSKVANNLSLLGEASLEDKIISAIGLETLDDNPIDFWNIIRIEETCSDGKCEVRAEFKKAVHSSSTMSSTGSSEALFLCSQCERKVCRVCCAGRGALLLVGYNTRGEVMNYNGASSQSGQVDLPVNRLLARDGIICKRCCQDIVLHALILDHVRVLISLRRTERVEKAACNALTQIIGSSWDYLLEKNNAYNNKPTGKAVRLLLNGYESLAEFPFGSFLHPFEAAADSAPFLSLLAPLNSGLWLSYWKAPSSTTAVEFGIVLGNTSDVSGVILIVSPCGYSAADAPIVQIWASNKIHKEERSLMGKWDLQSMINSSLELYGPEKSGTEHKVPRHVKFTFKNSVRCRIIWISLRLQRPGSSSINIGNDFNLLSIDENPFAQETRRASFGGSIESEPCLHAKRILVVGSSVRKEVDLKPQQSSDQLALTGWLERAPQLNRFKVPFEAERLMDNDLVLEQYLSPVSPLLAGFRLDAFSAIKPRVTHSPFSDVHSKSFPSLVDDRYITPAVLYIQVSILQEPHSMVTIGEYRLPEARAGTPMYFDFSSQIQTRRISFKLLGDVAAFTDDPSEQDDSGTRISPLAVGLSLSNRIKLYYYADPYDLGKWASLGAV; encoded by the exons ATGGAATCACCGG GTGCTTTGAGGGACACGTCGGTTATCGTGGTGACGCTGGACTCCGACGATGTCTGCATCATTGTGAGCCTCTCCACCAGAACGGACACTCAGGTAATCTACGTCGATCCCACCACCGGCGCGCTTCGCTACGTTGCTAGGCCAGGGTTCGATCTGTTCAAGTCGCAGGGTGAGGCCTTGGATTTCGTCACCAACGGATCGCGATTTGCTTGCAAGAGCAGGACTTCCGCAAGGGCGATATTAGGATACGCCGCGTTCGGGAACTTGGCGATGCTCCTCGTCGCGACGAGGTTGACTGCCAGCATTCCCAATATGCCGGGTGGCGGTTGCGTGTACACGGTGGCGGAGAGCCTCTGGATCAGGATTCCGCTGCACAACGCGGTGGCGCTGGGGAAAGGAGAGGCCAAGAACGTGCAGGAGTTGACGGAGCTTGATATTGACGGGAAGCATTACTTCTGCGAGACGAGGGATGTTACGCGCCCTTTTCCGAGCCGCTTCCCGGTGAGTCAACCTGATGAGGAGTTTGTTTGGAACGCATGGTTTTCTACGCCGTTTGTTGATATTGGCTTGCCGCGGCATTGCGTCACGCTACTTCAG GGGTTTGCAGAATGTAGAAGTTTTGGAAGCTCAGGTCAACTAGAAGGTATTGTGGTTCTCACAGCTCGTCGGAGTAGGCTTCACCCAGGTACTCGATACTTGGCAAGAGGGCTAAATTCGTGTTTCAGTACAG GAAATGAAGTGGAGTGTGAACAACTTGTATGGGTTCCCAAACGATCTGGTCAAAGTGAACCTTTCAACACATATGTGTGGCGAAGAGGCACTATTCCTATCTGGTGGGGTGCAGAACTGAAAATCACAGCTGCAGAAGCTGAAATTTATGTTTCTGATTGTGATCCTTATAAAGGAAGTGTACAGTATTATGGAAGACTGAGTAAGAGATATGATGCTCGAAATCTAGATGTACGTGCTGGTGAGAAATCAAACAGGAAAGCTTTGGTTCCCATTGTATGCATAAACTTACTTCGAAATGGTGAAGGAAAGTCAGAGTCCCTTTTGGTTCACCATTTCGAGGAGTCTATTAACTTTATTAGATCATCTGGGAAGCTTCCTTTTACTCGGGTCcatttaataaattatgattGGCATGCTAGTACAAAATTAAAAGGTGAACAAATGACAATTGAAGGGTTATGGTTACTTCTGAAAGCACCTACTATATCCATAGGTATATCTGAAGGGGATTATTTGCCTTCCCGACAACGAATAAATGATTGCAGAGGTGAAATTATCTACAATGATGATTTTGAAGGTGCATTCTGCTTAAGAACACATCAAAATGGGATAGTACGTTTTAACTGTGCCGATTCTTTGGATAGGACCAATGCTGCTAGTTTTTTTGGCTGCATCCAAGTATTCACTGAGCAATGTAGACGACTGGGTATATCACTTGATAGTGATTTGGCATTTGGTTATCAGTCAATGAGAAATAATTATGGTGGATATACTGCTCCACTGCCACCTGGGTGGGAGAAGCGATCTGATGCCGTGACAGGAAAAACGTATTATATCGATCATAATACCAGAACCACCACATGGATGCATCCATGTCCTGATAAACCATGGAAGAGATTTGATATGACATTTGAGGAGTTCAAAAGATCAACAATTTTATCTCCTGTATCTCAACTTTCTGACCTTTTCTTACTTGCTGGGGATATTCATGCTACTCTTTACACAGGTTCCAAAGCAATGCATAGCCAAATACTTAGCATATTCAGTGAAGAAACAGGAAAGTTTAAACAGTTTTCTGCTGCACAGAATGTGAAAATCACTCTGCAAAGAAGATATAAGAATGCAGTTGTGGATAGCTCTCGTCAAAAGCAATTAGAAATGTTTCTTGGAATGAGGCTTTTCAAGCATCTTCCATCAATTTCCCTTAAACCTCTACAT GTACCATCTCGACCGTCTGGTTTTGTTCTCAAACCGATCGCAAACTTGTTTCCTATTTCTGGTGGTGAAGCTAGTCTTCTGAGTTTCAAAAGAAAAGGCCTTGTCTGG ATTTGTCCACAGCCTGCAGATGTAGTTGAAATCATTATTTATCTTGGTGAACCTTGCCATGTTTGTCAGCTCCTTCTCACAATATCCCATGGTGCAGATGATTTAACTTATCCATCAACAGTTGATGTAAGGACAGGGCGCCATTTGGATGGGCTTAAACTGGTCTTAGAG GGTGCTTCTATACCACAATGTGCAAGTGGGACCAACCTTGTGATACCCTTACCTGGGGCAATTAGTGCAGAAGACATTGCTATAACTGGGGCAAATTCTCGTCTTCATTCCCAAGATGCATCACCCTTCTCCTTACTGTATGATTTTGAGGAACTTGAGGGAGAGTGGGATTTCCTTACTCGTGTAGTTGCACTAACCTTTTATCCAACTGTTTCTGGAAGAAAACCATTAACGCTTGGTGAG ATTGAAATCCTTGGAGTTTCTCTTCCTTGGACTGATATATTTACCAATGAAGGCCCTGGTACAAGATTAGTTGAGCATGTCAAGAAGTTTCAAGAGGAACTTAATCCCTTTTTATCTGGTTCAGATACAAGTCCATTTAACCCTTCATCCATTGAAAAAGTATCACCACCCAAGCAAGTAGGCACTTCGGCTGACCTTTTTCTTGACCTCCTGTCTGGGGAGGACCCACTTCCACACCCACTTGCGCAACCAGTTACTGACGATGTTGTCTACCAGAAAAGTGACCCACTTGAGTTCTTGGACCTAAGTGTCGAAAATCATGGTGCCAAAAGTGACAGTAAATTTTCAGCAGAAGATGCCCGACATTCAGATAGTATTGCTCAACAATATTTGACGTGCCTTAAAACTCTTGCAGGGCCAGGTCTG CAAAGAAAAATCAACTTCATTGAAGCCATGAAACTTGAAATTGAACGCCTTAAGTTGAATCTTTCTGCTGCTGAAAGGGATAGAGCCTTGCTATCTGTTGGAATGGATCCTGCAACCATAAATCCCAATGCACTTCTTGATGAAGCTTATATGGGAAAATTATCTAAAGTTGCAAACAATCTTTCCCTGCTTGGTGAAGCTTCTCTTGAAGATAAAATTATTAGTGCTATTGGTCTTGAGACTCTTGATGATAACCCAATAGATTTCTGGAATATTATCAGAATTGAGGAAACCTGTTCTGATGGCAAGTGTGAAGTGCGTGCTGAATTTAAAAAGGCAGTTCATTCATCTAGCACAATGTCATCTACTGGTTCTTCAGAAGCTTTATTCTTGTGTTCTCAATGTGAAAGGAAGGTTTGTAGAGTTTGCTGTGCAGGGAGGGGGGCACTTCTGCTTGTAGGATATAACACTAGAGGAGAGGTCATGAATTACAATGGTGCTTCAAGCCAAAGTGGCCAAGTTGATTTACCTGTAAATCGTTTATTAGCTCGAGATGGTATAATTTGCAAGCGGTGTTGCCAGGATATTGTGCTTCATGCATTGATTTTGGACCATGTGAGGGTTCTGATTAGCTTACGAAGAACAGAACGTGTGGAAAAGGCTGCTTGCAATGCTTTGACGCAAATCATTGGTTCATCCTGGGATTATCTTCTAGAAAAGAATAATGCCTATAATAACAAGCCTACTGGAAAAGCAGTACGTTTGTTACTGAACGGATATGAATCCCTTGCTGAATTTCCTTTTGGCAGCTTTCTACACCcg TTTGAAGCAGCAGCAGATTCTGCTCCATTTTTGTCATTGCTTGCTCCTTTAAATTCTGGTTTGTGGTTATCATATTGGAAAGCTCCATCTAGTACCACTGCCGTTGAATTTGGAATTGTCCTTGGCAATACTTCTGATGTTAGTGGAGTTATATTAATTGTCAGCCCATGTGGCTACTCTGCGGCTGATGCTCCAATT GTACAAATTTGGGCAAGTAACAAAATACACAAGGAAGAAAGATCTTTAATGGGAAAGTGGGATCTGCAATCCATGATTAATTCTTCCTTAGAACTATATGGACCTGAAAAGTCAGGAACAGAGCATAAAGTGCCTAGACATGTGAAGTTTACCTTCAAGAATTCTGTTCGCTGCCGCATAATTTGGATAAGTTTACGCCTTCAGCGACCTGGTTCAAGTTCTATAAATATTGGAAATGACTTCAATCTGTTGTCTATTGATGAAAATCCTTTTGCACAAGAAACTCGACGGGCCTCATTTGGAGGATCTATTGAAAGTGAACCCTGTCTTCATGCCAAGAGGATTTTAGTGGTTGGAAGCTCCGTTAGGAAGGAAGTTGATCTTAAACCACAACAGAGCTCTGACCAGTTGGCCCTGACAGGGTGGTTGGAAAGAGCACCACAGCTAAATAGATTCAAG GTTCCATTTGAGGCTGAAAGATTGATGGACAATGATCTTGTACTGGAGCAGTATCTGTCTCCTGTTTCTCCCCTGCTTGCTGGATTTCGTCTAGATGCCTTTAGTGCAATCAAGCCTCGGGTTACCCATTCACCTTTTTCAGATGTACATAGCAAAAGTTTTCCTTCCCTTGTGGATGACAGATACATCACTCCAGCTGTACTGTATATTCAAGTATCTATTCTCCAG GAACCCCATAGCATGGTCACCATTGGTGAGTACCGATTACCAGAGGCCAGAGCTGGAACACCGATGTACTTTGATTTTTCTAGCCAGATACAAACTCGCAGAATTTCTTTCAAACTACTCGGAGATGTTGCAGCTTTTACTGACGACCCATCAGAACAAGATGATTCTGGCACTAGAATTTCTCCACTGGCAGTGGGGCTATCTTTGTCTAATAGAATTAAACTGTATTACTATGCTGATCCATATGACCTTGGCAAATGGGCTAGTCTGGGAGCAGTTTAA
- the LOC137806539 gene encoding uncharacterized protein encodes MKPPSQRWGYIRIMSGTILGGVLGFYVMHRLESDYKERMNERLRNYEAELRRKKDERLNEFEESSNL; translated from the exons ATGAAACCTCCTTCTCAGAGATGGGGCTACATTCGAATCATGAGTGGTACAATCCTCGGAGGCGTCCTCGGATTCTACGTTATGCACCGTCTTGAATCTGACTACAAG GAGAGAATGAATGAGAGGCTGAGAAATTATGAGGCTGAATTGAGGAGGAAGAAGGACGAGAGATTGAACGAGTTTGAGGAATCCTCCAATTTATGA